DNA from Rosa rugosa chromosome 6, drRosRugo1.1, whole genome shotgun sequence:
CTTTCATAGACCAAAGACACGAGGTtgcctgagattaggccataaggcctacccaggcattgagattaagccataaagccTAAGATCTAGAGGCTAAGGGCGGGATCGTAAGGAGAAGATTTGAGGAATAgaaggaagaggagaaaggCTTGCAAGGACATTTCTGGGTAAGCCATGTTTGCGTAAATTTTCACCTTTCCAAAGTATTGATATTTATAGAGGCCTGCCTCAGTGGCCTCAACCCTTTGATATGGACAGTTGAAGAAAATTCAACGCCATCAATGGGAATATCAATAGAATTCAATGCTGAGATCTCGGAATTGAGCGGGGTTGAATACGCGTGGACGAGAGAGCGGTCTCTAAGGAGATAATTGCTCcttttcgagattatcttttggAAACTGTTTTTGTGCAGTTAAAGCAGAAATTGAACAGAGTTATTGCTTACGAGATAAACGAAATTTGGCCCAACAAGGTGGGCTAAATAATTAACTTATTGGTAGTAATATTTTTCATACGAATAAATGGGCCTAATATCAGAGGCCTAAAAGTCCCCGGCCTGCATGAGTTAAGCGGAGGAAAAGTTCATCCAATCGAAAGCTAGCATCCGCGGTAGCTTGTGCGGCCTGTTGGGCTGCTACACGAGCTTGGGCCAGTTCTTGGGTCAGCGTCTCGAAAGCGGCAAGGGGCTGCTCCAATTGAGGCTCCGCATGGGCAAGCCTAGCCGTCACATCAGTTAATCGGGCCTGaagagcctgaatctgggaccgcAGGTGGTTTCTCTCGAGcgtcagatccctgatgagaTTAGCCTGGTCACCTAAGAAATCACGCGCGGTGTCCGTCTGTTGGGCAAGAGTCTGGTAATGTGTTTCGGTCTGCTTGGCTTGCGCGGTCGCGACCGCcctctcattgagcccttgTGGGAGATCCTGCAGCAGCTGGTCAACCTCTTGAAATTGGTCTTCAGAGATAGCCccctcgcggagaagtaccCTTAGATACTCCAAAACTCTCGCGGGCGCGCCAGGAGTCAGAATATCAGGGCCCAGGAggcgacgaaggccttctctggCATCATCCACGACCCCAGGAGGCTCCGCGACAAGTACTACCTCTGGCACTGGCTCAGGGGGTTCTCCTAATTCCCCGGcttcaatgacttggggggcatggGGGCAGGTTCCTGATCAACCACATTGAGAACAGGTTCAGCAGGATCTTCGGCCGCTATCTCTCCTGCTACCGCTTCCTCGTTTGGAATAGCATTTGGATCCTAGAAGGAGACATTGTCAGAATAGCCAAGCCAGGGGTTAATGATAAAACATTTTGTTAAGAGAGGTACCTCTTCAACAGGTGGCTCGCGGAGAATTACTGTTGGCACTGTTTCTTGGGCAATCTCATCGGGTGCTGGAACTGAATCAGGCGCTGCTTGTTCCATAGGGAGGTTTGCGATTGGTTGATCGCCGGAGGTATCAGGGAGAGACTTCCTTTCTTCAACCTCAGGCGAGCTTTCATCTATGATCTGTACTGGGACCATAACCAACTGCATATTGTTTGCAGCATCAATTGTAGAAAGGGGGTTATTAGAGCCATTTGGCTCTTGGACTTGCGAACCAGACACACCTTCACCAGCAGCGGAGGATCCTTCCCCAACTTGCCTTGATGACCTACGACGAACCTGCAGAGGAGGAGCGTTATAGAGTCATacataacaaaacaaaacatcaaTGCTCATTTTAGAGGAGtattaccagtcgatcagcgattggttcatcttctgcccatggATCAGTCCGGAAGTCAGCGCGACTGCGTTTGCGGGCTAAAACAGCAGCAATTTGTCAAGAGTTAAGCAGAATTAAATTAGACCTTGAAAAAGCTGTTGAATTTTGAAGTTTGTTAGAAGAGAATCCTTACAGTTTGTGGGTCATCATCGTCATCAGAGGAAGAGTCCTCTACTTCAGGCTTTGTCAATATTGCCTTATGTTTAGCGGCCTGACCAGTGGCCGGGGAAACACCCACTGCACGATTGCCTGAAGGCGGTACGCGTCCCTACTGAAAACTTCGAGTTAAGGAGAAAGAATCGGAGGGGGCAATTACCTCTGGAGGGGGCTCGCGAATTACAATCCCAGCCTGGACTAAACGCgaggctcgcgcgggtcgcggagccggttcgGGGAGCGGAGATCTTGCCTCATCTTCAGGAAAGCAAGCAAGCAGCTCAGTATCAGTGTCGTAGGGATATTTCAACTCTTCGAAAATGGTCGCGAAGGGTTCGTCATCcctttgcctccagcagttaacagaaacttcttTCCACCAGTGATCATAATCTTCAGCAGCCCCATCCACGGGAGCGCTGTTATtagcccagtcagggagatcAACCAGTACAAGCATGCTTTgtactggcggaggcccagTCAAGGGGCCAATTCTGCGTCAAGAGGTATTGTAATTCCAGGCATCGTAGAGGGAAAATGGCACTAATTGGATAAGACCAAACTGACGAGCAAAATGGTTGGGAGCGTAAAGCTCATAACTAAGTTCTTCAGCAGCGAGCCTAATGTCTGAACAAGATATCGCGgggcgaaaagccaagcgcgcgcgatcactaTAATTAGGAGGCCCAGGAAGGAACCCATTTTCAAGAGGAGCAGGGAATCTCCTATTAAGTACCAAATCACAGTAGGGCATCTCATGCAGGAGGTACAAGTATGAGAAACACTCAGAATAAGGTGGGGAGGTGTACCTTGCCTCGCGACAAAGCCATTGACCAAGAAAGGCTTCAGCCAGTGGTAACAGTGAGATGTCGTCGCGGCGGAAGAATGGAAAgtaagtttgaatccagaaatcgaggatccaaaaggggccagaaatgctagtcttgAAAGGATGCATGGTGGCTTGGTATAGAGTACGGTAGAGGGCacccaacactggttgtcctaacccCACGCAGCGGCTGTTGTAGAGGGCTGTGGCCAGGAAAGTCCAAGGACCAGTGGGCTTATTGGAGGAGATACAGAAGATGAACTTGCAGAGCCAATACTCCAGAAAAGCAATGCCACCAGTCGCATTGCGCTCTTTGCGATAATAGGCcagccaccgcggataggagccgctgTGAGTGCTGCGACCGGTTTGGGCCATAGTTGATGCGAAGGTgtcagagtcgaattggccatgcagatagggCTCACCATCGATGGGCaatccagtaatggtgaggatatccaacaatgttatactcatttggccaaatcgaaaatcaaaggtaTTGGTGGCGGTAttccaaaagcaaagaaaggcAGCGAGCGGTGAGCGATTGCCACCGCGAGGAAGGCAAAAGCATAAATCGATAGTCTGGGTAATACCTGCCGCAttccagcgagccaaatctcgtgTTCTCACTTCGCGATACCAGGAAAACTCATCTGCGCTAATTTtggatggccaatgccctatttttgctcaGTGCTTCTGCGCACCCCAACTACTGAAATCTCCAGGGGTCATTCGGAGGACCTGAATGGGTCGACGAATAGGCAGGCTATAGAGAACGATAGCGTCGGCTGGGATGGAATCTCGCGGTGCCTGACCCAGTCCGGCGTGACGGTTTGGAAGCCTGAGAAGCAGAGGTCTCTGGACGGAAGTATGAATATGACAGCGGGCACCAACGTTGGTTCCCCAAGTGTGGTGCGATTTTCTCAGTAAGctcttcttcttgatcgatgATCACCTTgtttgggggagccatttctgggtttctgtagAGTGGGTATGGAGCGAGaggttttctgggtttaggagactggaagggtttctaatgtgacaggtctgaagtggctgcgacatttaaataaaagattttgtgagggaaacgatgcgacgaaaagacgttttgccaagcgaatagacgcaaccctcattaatgacatcaTTTCGATCACCAGacgtgtcgttttagtccccttcaatcagttacgtTTTAGCAGGCCCGATttcggggcctggggggcaatgtttgagcccaaaagtaattttggcaagatcctttagtggatttagcgtAGCGGGCCGATaactgcggcccaaaaataagtctatTTGGaattgggttacagcttcacccatttcgaagtccataaggaaaacgagcccttattggagtcaggtagcggagattgaataggaaacttcaatcaataatccttctatggcaaggagcagtcgaaaccctaggtataaataccaggtttcaaggacaaatcatggacaactctcaaatcaactaatctctacgattacTCAAGCCTCCctggagcaaaccttcaacctcgttgaaacccgacGACCAtgcttccagtcctagtctctccaagagccgactgttaaGTGCTACTACCACCGATACTActagcgaagcaagggtaacgccctcgcaagccagcgaagctaaagtcacgctttagcaaaccctgtgctttctccaaactttccagtgattgctctgcttagtctacaatactaagtatcgattcagtgtcgcgaagagatcacaaccaaagcccttatccgtaaggcaagaagtcctttctcggaaggcatagagaagaaccttgtgacgaggttggtgctctcctcgtccacaacgcttgaagaagaagtcaggtcaagggactcccctgacgactgcaccccacggtgctggcacgcctgcgcagtcacacgctcaaaagagacagtttgtaccgCACTGATTTCTGATTTTCGTGTCAAACAATaactaccaattaccaaccaaaattttcggtttttaatcataACTACCAAATTcagtatttcggttttcggtatttaccaactttagaacaactaattctttgtaattaaaattagaacGAACAAAACTAGGTTCTTCAATTTTGTAGTCGTAAACTTTGTACTCATCTcctaattatagctttcttttgaatatatgacatcaagtttgagttattttcaataaaactaggttatttaaccatctttcactaggttacttaaaatacatgtactattaatgtagtatatgtagtaatgttcatacttttatttcttaatatacatgtatgtgtattgaaaaccatagtatataaagctaatatttagataatcggtagattcggtatttaccaaaaccaaaccaactttttcggtaattttcaatttcggttttatcggtctcggttaccaaaaagtcggtttaccaaacttaagacatcggttggtattcggtcggtttggtaattaccgaaccaagtggcagccctaattaggacctaaaaactgaacggttaagatgtgaatatgtgatcaaaaagtggtcaaaactgaaaatccgtacctaagcttaggtaaggatgtccttagccaagaaggactatgtatatatatatatatatatgtatgtatacatatcctatcaagagcggagctccgctttgaaattaacgtgtgaagttcgtgttttgggtcacttttcggtcgcacatccacatctcgacagttcggtttttaggtactagtgtatagatcatctctgcaaattttcaggcaaaatgatgatcgttaaggcattaataactgccttaaagctagtacggttcaggttgacagatttagtccgtccattggtttaagcgagttagatatcttaatgatcatcaatttggctgaaaatttacagagatgatctatacactagtacctaaaaactgaacggtcgagatgtggatatacgaccgaaaagtgacccaaaactcgaacttcacacgttaatttcaaagcggagctccgctctagataagatctgattatatatatatatatatttatattattttctgTTGTTAGAGTATCATAGTTGATTAGTTTCATATGTTGTTCAGTTGTACGTTGGATTAATTAGTGTTCTTGTTCCCTTTAATACTTCATGCTACTTGTTTGAGGAAATGTATAATCGACTTCTCACTGGGACAAAAAATGGCCGAAGCCCACAGACCATTATATATTTCTTATCAGTCTCATGTTGTAACCATTTTTGTACTGTATTTGTAAAAGCCAAGACTAATTTTGATCGAAATAAACAATATACACTATCCTATAAGAACCAAGTAGTTAGGCACGTACTGCAAATTGATTCAATACGAGAGTAATAGAAAAATCATAGTTGCAAGGCACAAAAACAATGTGGCAGCAAAGTAATGGAAAAATCATTATTTGAAGTTCATCATTAGCAttaatatttcatttttttttgttagttcAGTAATCTGCATTTCTAGGAAATATCAATAGTTTCTAGCTTGATTTAAGGAAAATGTTAAAAATAGgaagacaaaaataaaaattgaaatatCAATAGTTGAATTCTTGAAATGTAGCTGATCATCACCTTGCTGATAAACTACATGTTAGCTCCACATCTGAACTTGTTTGAATCAAATTGCCTACAGTCATTGGTTCTGGGCATAGAGATGGCTTTGGAGGCATTTGTAGGCATTCAACATCTCCTTCGAGCATCGCTATGGCTCTCTTCATGGAAGGTCGATCACTTGGTTTCATTTGAATACACCACAATGCAGTTATAATCATCTTTTTTATAATTTGCTTTTCCTCTGTTGTAGCATCTCCAATCTCGAAGTCTTTCCCCTCATTATATTGATCGTGCACCCATGAGGGGAAGTAAATTTGGCTTGAATTCTCCACTAATGCATTTACATTTTTCCTTTTACTTGCCATTTCCATTAACAACATTCCAAAACTGTAGACATCAGCTTTGTATGAAACACCACCAATGTTTTTATAGAACAACTCAGGAGCAATATATCCCATTGTGCCCCTTGCTGCCATTGAAGATACTATGCTATTATCCCTTGGATATAATTTTGCTAGCCCAAAGTCAGAAATCTTCGGGATAAAATTCTCATCAAGTAAAATATTGTGAGGCTTGATATCAAAATGTAGTATTTGCACTTCACAACCTCGATGCAAATATTCAATACCGTGAGCCACTCCAACTGCAATCTCATACATTTTCTTACAACTTAAAGTGTTGAATCCTTCTTTAGAGTAAATGCATTTATCAAGAGACCCATTTGACATGAAATCATATACTAAAGCACGCTTTGAACCCTCGACACAGTAACCAACAAGCTGCACCACATTAATATGGTGAATCCTTCCAATAGTAGCTACTTCACTCATAAAATCTTCCCCATTAGCATTAGGCTTTCCTAACAACTTAATGGCTCCTAATCGGCCACTCCGTAATTTTGCTTTAAATACAGACCCATAACCTCCTTCCCCCAACTTATCCTTGAATCCATTAGACATTTTCTTAATGTTGGAGTAAGTGTACCTTATAGGCATGAAATTGTCACTGTGTAGAAAATCTTCTATAGTGTTGTTGGCCGATGAATGTCTTCTTCGCCACTTGTAGATTAAAAGTGCAATCACAAATGGAGCTCCAAGTATAAATTTTACCGTCAAAACTACTGGCACTGCAAAACAGCATTGCCAAAATATCATGAGAATACAAGCTTAGTATGTTTCTGGTGATGATCGTTTAATCAGATTTTGTATCCacttcatttattttttatctctttttcttttgttttgtttttcatgtCCTTTATCTCATGTAAATTAAGCTATACATACTAAAAATAAACTCTTACCGATGGAAATCATCTCCAGTAAAAATCGATCATCTACAAGGAATATAACAACAGCAAACAAAATGAGACTTCAGTATGTATAAGtctaaaaattgaaaaaagaaaacttgAGATAGGCAATACAAGTTGTTACCTAAGTGATAGAGTGGTAGCACGATATCATCTGCAAAAAAAGTAGAGcaaaaatgaataaaataaaacgCTGGTTTCTGGATTAGTATGAAGAAAATCTAAATTAAGAGAGCAAAATCTGCAAGCTCAAATGCAAACTACTTCACTTATGGTTTGCGATGACAATTAATttggcataaaaaaaaaaagagaaaaaagagagagagagagagagagaggtgtttggactttggagaaAGATCCTTACAGTAAATGAACTCCCACAGAAGTTGAAAGAAACCTGCACTGACAAAGAAACATCAAAATTAGTACTTGAAGTTAGTTTCTGATATCTTGAGTTCAGAAATGGAGGGGCGTATGTACCTGTGATGCTGTGTGGAAAACATCGACCAAGAGCTGAGCTACATTGCCCCTGCCTCCGGCAACCAACAAAGACATAAGTCATCTCATAAGTAAGCTGAAAGCCATACACCAGTTCTCTGTGTATTTCTTTATAGGACACATTTCTCTCCGTTCTGGCGAAAGTAGTGATCATAGTGGTCGAATCTATACTGCACCCATCTTCCAAATCCGATGTGGTCGTAGTGCCTACCTTGACATAACCATATGATTCGGATTTTATACATGAAGCAGTATCCACATACAGAGAAGAATACACTGGATTTTCACACTTCAAGAAAGTTAGAGGTGTACTTAATGGCCCGTATGTACGTGACAAAGAAAAATTAGATTCGGCCAAAGGAAAACGAGGAAGGGAAGCACAATTGTTCTTCTCAAGGCCAGGATCTACCACTCGGATAGTGGAATTACGGTAGTTGATTTCCTTCACGTAGTACTCACCAGAATATAGGCGCAGAATTGTGACATCGTTGTTACATTCCAAAGTGTAGCTTGAGTCGCCACAATGCTTTGGATCATGTTCTAGTCGAAAAGGGTAGCTTATGTTGTCGATGTCGCCGCAGGAAGAAGGGACACACTTCTGGTTATCTCTACCCTTAGCTTTAGGATTGATAACAAATACGCCCAGAAAACTTCTTGTATGGATATTGCCGGAGGAAGAAGTAGCAGACTTACTGTAATAAcctgttttttttattcaaatcaatttggtggcaaacacctttaATCAAAGGTAGGGTGTTCCGTGATTAAGCATTAGTGGATCAATTCAGACCAGTGCTTTAATCGCTTTTGTGTTTAGGCATAATTGAGAATCATTCAACAAAGGAAGCAGAAGAaaatctcactctctctctcactgccgAACCCAGCAAAAAACAGAGCACAAAttcttcgatctctctctcccacctCAGGCCACCTCAAGACGTCAGACCACCTCCATTACCTTCGCCTCTTCCTTGCGCAGCCGTCAGTGGTAACTTTTCGTCGTCTCGtgagccgtacacggcggtggagcacgaggccAGTTTAACTTCCTtttgttccaagcttgatatctcaggCTACCGGTCACCACTCATCGTCAAACTTCATCCACGAGCTCACCTCAATCTCCAGAAGCGCCCAGAAGTGTCCTTTCACGGCGGCACTACGTGTGGTGGCGGTTGGAAGCcaaacccgatcaaaaaaaatcGAAACCGAGCTATCAACCCggatatctcgagttacagaccaccttTTCCTGTGACTCTTGGCCTGGTGAGTTCGCCTTGAGATTGTtcacaactctctagaagggatagaggcctgaagttgaagtttttacgtagaaattcaagctcgccgtattctggaaattttccggccaccgagaCTTTTGATCGAGTTATCTCGAGCTATAGAGCTTTTTTTTGAgtaattcttgaaccagtgagttcttctttaAGTTATGAACAattctcctgaaggaatcgaagccaaaggaggacatttttacgatgatcggagcttcgccggtttctgcaaattatcgccggattctggaaattttccggccaccgtgacTATTTTGGTACTTTTCGACCCCTTCCTGTTATTTTCTGATCTTGAGATAGTTATGAAAAATGATCAGCATGTTAAAAtaaagaagtttgtagttgacaacttttgcatcagaggtggttgaccttcgttgaccaccgtctgacctccgcttgtggcggcgggtcggaccttattttgagtttatattatctggacgatgatctacgcatccatacgagcgttttgatatattacaaggttattttagaaaatgtggataaataatggatttacgttttgacgttactatttaacgtttttacgttttatcttcggtttacgatctgtgaagatctgaccatcggttttacttcaaattataatatgttgatcttatgactgtcccagtggctttgtgtggtcatgggcgaagatccgaccgttggatcttcgtataattgctaaatagtgattagggaggcgattcgtgagaatccgtccgtcggattttcgtataaatttgtgaagatgttagtaaggacgattcaggaagatccgaccgttggatcttcgtgatgatttttggaggatgatcctaaggcgatctgtgaggatccgaccgttggatcatcatttaatttcgatccgaccgttggattgtcgtttgagtatgtttttgagttgttggctaagttaaggtcatgtttgattaggtgattgacggtcttccttgggtgagcggtttcggtgtgtattgtgttgaattgaaaacgcagcgggaatatcgaggtgagtaaatcgcacatggttcattcacgaaccgaaattcggtgattttatttaattgggaaattgtggaaattgttttatgaaaataaatatttgttttaaattatatggacttgctcaactacggtccataggtaagtaaaatgtatttaaactataaaaatgaatttcctgattttaatgcatgtgaactatagttggtattagtggtcattcttgtgtgggtgactacgtatatatatatttacgtggaatatatattggatgtgtggtatttggtgaagtgtggaattgatgcgattgatttacaattcgagcattactctctagaagatataatttatcttataggttgagttgagtgtgataaagagtaattgagtaaagtgctatagttgagtcgttgagatgagttaaatgaggagtcgagtgatttgaggcagatattttcgtaagggtgaaccttggccaaggtgacactctacgattcagttagagctttagtctgtctgcctttgtactgcttgggggataaccttgagttatcgtatgcccttgagtacactatactgctagggggataaccttgagttatcgtatgcccttgagtacatcatactgcttgggggataaatgagttatcatatgcccttgggtatgacatactgaatggggtgattaatataattaatcataagcctgtaagtatgatatactgaatggggtgattaatataattaatcataagcctgtaag
Protein-coding regions in this window:
- the LOC133717304 gene encoding rust resistance kinase Lr10-like, producing the protein MITTFARTERNVSYKEIHRELVYGFQLTYEMTYVFVGCRRQGQCSSALGRCFPHSITGFFQLLWEFIYYDIVLPLYHLDDRFLLEMISIVPVVLTVKFILGAPFVIALLIYKWRRRHSSANNTIEDFLHSDNFMPIRYTYSNIKKMSNGFKDKLGEGGYGSVFKAKLRSGRLGAIKLLGKPNANGEDFMSEVATIGRIHHINVVQLVGYCVEGSKRALVYDFMSNGSLDKCIYSKEGFNTLSCKKMYEIAVGVAHGIEYLHRGCEVQILHFDIKPHNILLDENFIPKISDFGLAKLYPRDNSIVSSMAARGTMGYIAPELFYKNIGGVSYKADVYSFGMLLMEMASKRKNVNALVENSSQIYFPSWVHDQYNEGKDFEIGDATTEEKQIIKKMIITALWCIQMKPSDRPSMKRAIAMLEGDVECLQMPPKPSLCPEPMTVGNLIQTSSDVELTCSLSAR